The following coding sequences lie in one Maniola jurtina chromosome 11, ilManJurt1.1, whole genome shotgun sequence genomic window:
- the LOC123869662 gene encoding barrier-to-autointegration factor-like: protein MPTTSQKHRNFVAEPMGEKPVTKLAGVGEVLGKRLETAGFDLGFDKAFVVLGQFLLFKKDKELFLKFMKETCSANAKRSEDCYQCLKDWCDEFL, encoded by the exons ATGCCgactacatcacaaaaacatcGCAACTTTGTGGCTGAACCTATGGGAGAAAAGCCCGTTACAAAGTTAGCTGGAGTTGGAGAGGTTCTTGGAAAACGATTAGAAACTGCAGGTTTCGACCTTGGTTTCGACAAG GCTTTTGTCGTTCTGGGGCAGTTCTTACTCTTTAAAAAAGACAAGGAGCTATTTCTAAAGTTTATGAAAGAGACTTGTAGTGCCAATGCTAAACGATCTGAAGACTGTTACCAGTGCTTAAAAGACTGGTGTGATGAATTTTTGTAA